The genomic window TCAGAATAATTTACGTTCTCACTTTTTAAAAGATTTATCTAATATTCCAGATTCAACCTTATTATTTGGTGTTTCTCCAGATAATAATAATTAATTTTCTCTTATTCTATTATCTACAGATATTTGTAGGGGTTAACGGCCGTTGACCCCTACTTATTCTGGTTCTACCGAACTTAGCGTGTAGATTTAACCACTAAAATGCCAAGTTAGGAAACTTCTAAGTTTAAAATTATCAAAATTTCTAAAACCATAACCTCTTCTTTTAATCAGCTTTAATTTGTTATTAATTCCCTCCACAACACCGCTATTTGTTCTCTCGTCAAAGTAAGCAATGATTTCTCCCATCCAACGTCTAATGGTTCCGAAGCTTTTAGGATAAACTGTATGAGCCTCTGCACACCAATCCGCTAGTTCAAACAGTCCTGATATCCAATCAATATTTTCATCAAAAACCTTTCTAAATTTCTCTTTTAGAAGGTACATCTTTGAAAGAATAGGTACAGTTTTATAGATTTCTTCTAATTTCTCTTTTTGTTGGTCGCTTAAATCTTCTTCATTTTTAAGTAAAGCATATTTACTCTTATTTAATCCTGAAAGTAATTGTTTTTTTTCTGGAGAATCCTTTAAAGCAATTGCTTCTCTTTTTGACTTTTTTCTTTGAGCATCTAACTCATCGGTAACTTGCTTCATTACATGGAATCTATCAGCCACTATTTCGGCTTGTGGCATTAATTTTTTAGCCACTTTTTTATAAGGTTGCCAAAAGTCTATACTAACTTCAACTATCTGTCTTAAAACCTCTTCTCCCCAAGCTTCTAGATATTTTGAGACTTCCTCTTCTGTTCGTTTTTCTATCAGTCCTATAATCACTCCTTTATCCAAATCTACTAAAACTACATAATACTTTCCTTGTCCTTTAACTACAGCAATCTCATCTATGCCTAATCGTCTTAATTTCTGTGGTTTCTTCTTCCCTAATTCTTGACCTATATCCTTTAGCATCGTTTCTATCTCTTGTTCACTTACTCCATTTCTTTGTGCTACGTTTTTAATATCGCCATTTAAAACTTCTGCGACAATTTTCTTCTTCAATCTTTCGGTGTAAGTTCTCTTTTTCTTGATATCTTTCAATTCTTCTGTGAATTTCTTTTGACATTTTTCACATCTCATTTGACGACGATTTATTTTGAGGTAAACATCTTGCTCTCCCCAAGATAAATCTCTGATAGTTAGTTCATTATTTTGATGTAGTTTTCTAGTGACAGAACCACAGTATATACAAGTTGTTTTTTTATCTACTTTCTCTAATGACAAAACTATTCCCATTCCCTTGATTAACTGATAATCCATAACAGTAAATCCTTCTAATTGAAGAATATTTGTCATTAAGTTTAGTTGAGAATTTGACGGCATTAGTGTAACTTAACTTAAAATAGCATTCTTTTTCTAATACCTATTCAACCATCAAATATCCTTAAAAGCAACCCTGACAAAGCTTTTGGCTATTATTCTCTTGTCTTTATGCTTTCAAAAACACGTTTTTATTTTTTTAATTTACATGACAAGTTCGGTAGAACCCTTATTCTTAATTGAAAACCCACTAATTTTTAGGTTAGTGGGTGGTTTTTATTTAAAATAAAAAAGTTCGTAGTTAAAGCTTTAGCTTTAATGATGACTAGCTTTCTCGTTCTAAAGAACTCACTACAAACTAACGTTCAACTAAGTTCTCCGTTAAGAGAAAGTAACACACTTGAAGGTGTTGGTGGTTTATACGACAAGTTTCCATTCAACTAGGTTCTCCGTTAAGAGAAAGCATCACAGCAAATAGCACACGGAATGTATAATGACGTTTCCATTCAACTAGGTTCTCCGTTAAGAGAAAGTTTTTTGTTTTGTTAGTAGCAATACTGACTGACAAAAGTTTCCATTCAACTAGGTTCTCCGTTAAGAGAAAGAGTCCGTCTGAGAGCCTTTACCCAGAGCGGGTTTCGGACTACAAATCCACGCACCCCATGTAATCATCATACTACACTCAACAATCTTCGACAACTCGTAACCCTCAAATCCAGGCCAGGTAAAGCATCGACGCAGGTCGACGAAAGAATGCGGTTTTTAGCCATTTTCCCTACTGCGTGGATCATTGTTTCTTCCTCCGAACTCCTGTCTCCTATTTGCCCCCATTTATAAGGGGGGTTGGGGGGATTAAACAAACCCAAAAATCTGAGGACCATTGGCACGAATAGGAAATTGATTCAAATACGCTACCGGATTACTAGGATCAAACGATCGCCCATCAATAAAAGCGGTGTTCGTTTCCTTTTTCATATTATTACTGGGTAAGGGAATATTTAACGCTTCAGCCACCTCTTCATAGATAGTAATGGGATAGATTTTATCTAATAATTTATCTGCTTCTTTCGGATAGTCATAAATGTCTAAATCGTGCCAACGAATCATCTGAGTTAACATCCAGACTGCATGGGAACGCCACGGATAATTTGCGCAATCATTTTCTCCTAAATAGTCTGCTTCTCTGTGATGAAAAATAGTATAATCGGGTATGAATCGCTGATAATTTTCAGAGGTTTCATAACTATAAGAATAGTTCCCCATTAAGGTCGATTCAATCAAACTGGTATCGAGGTTTAAATAATCAGGTTGTGCTAAAATAGCAGCAACTTCTGTCTGATTTTCCAAGCGATCGCAATATTGACAAGCTTCGATAACAGCAGCCATCAACGCCCTTGTTGTGTTGGGATGTTTCTTGGCCCAACCGTCCATCGTAGCTAATATTTTATTAGGATGGCCCTGCCAAATATCCCGACTCACATAACTAACAAAACCCGCTTTTTCTAATACTGTTTGTTGATTCCAAGGGGAAGACGCGCTATAACCATCAATCATCCCTGCTTGCAATTTATAAATCATTTGAGAAGCAGGAAACTCCACTAATTCTACTTCTGTTTTGGGCATTAAACCGATAGCAGATAACCAATAACGAGTCAAATAAGTATCAGTCGAAAAAGCAGAATCTACTGCCAAATTAACAGGGGTTTCACGGTTTCGCCAGTAGCGTCTAATATTCTCTTCAAAGTCAGTAAAATTGAAATAATCCACCGATGGACGTATTCCTGCGTCCCAAGCTTTTTGAGTTATAGTAATAGCACTACTATTAAGATTTAAGGTCATTAAAGAGATTAATGGGGCTTCATCTTCTCCTAATTGTGCCAAGATGGGGAAAGCATAAGGCAGTTGTCCTGCGTCCATTGTCCACCCTAGTAACTCTTCTTTGACCTCTTCCCAAGTTTCAAGTCGTTTTAGGGTAACAGACAAGCCATAACGCTCAAAAAACCCCTTTTCCTGAGCAACAATTAAGGGGGCTGCATCCCCATTCGGCACGTATCCGAGAATTAGGTTAGACTTTTCTAACGTGCCAAAATTTACATCAGTTTTTTGTTGATTGAAGATATCAACTTTACTACAAGCTGCAACCCCTAAACTTGCTAACCCTAAACCACTGTATTTAATAAAATTGCGACGTTTCATAAATAATTTTAACTAATAATTTTGTATTTTTAGGGATTAATAAAAGGACTCACATCCTGCGCCGGACAGTCTGCCAAAGCTGCTAAATTAATCGGTTTTTGTCCAAGACTAGACGGTACATAAGTGTAAGCTAAATCAACCCCTTGGTTATTAATGGACACTTGCCAGTAATTTTCATAATCTACAGTTCCCACAGAAATAGATCGAATTGTAACAGGTTGAGGTGTGGTTTCGCCACAGGGTTCGCAAAAAAGATAAATTAATTGATTAAGTTTGAGAAACGTTGCTGCTTTTAACGCTTGTTCTTTATCTACATAAGAACATTGATCAGCATAAGCCATCTGGGTTGAAAATGAAATGATTGTAATGGCTAAAAGTATGATTTTGAAGAATTTTAACATAATTAACTCACTAAATTTATTTTTGATTATTTTTTAGGGTGTATAATAATCATAACCCTTTGCTATAATAAATCAAATAAATTTCTTTAAGCTAATTATGTTAGAGCTAGATGATCTTAATCTTCATATTCAATATATTACCAATGACCTTGGGGAAAAAACTGCTGTTATTTTACCTATTACTGAATTTGAAGAACTTTTAGAAGATTTAGAAGATTTAAAAACTATTGCTGATAGAAAAGATGAAGAAACTATTTCCCATGAAGCAGTAATTGCTGAACTTAAAGAAGATGACATCTTATAAAATCGTTTGGAAAAAATCAGCCCAAAAAGACTTAAAATAAAACTGTTCTACTTATATTAACTCACTAAATTAATTTTTGATCCTTCATTAGTTTTATACACTTCAATACGATTTTGAAAAGCTTCTTTAAATTGAGGCATGTGGGTAACTGCTAAAATACAAGAAAACTCAGAAGAAATAGCATTAATAGCTGCCACTAACCGTTCACATCCTTGTGCATCTTGAGTCCCAAAACCCTCGTCAATGATTAACATTTGTAATGTCGTTCCTGCCCGTTGTGCTAATAATTTAGCTAAGGCTAAACGCACAGAAAAATTAATTCTAAATGCTTCACCTCCTGAATAAGTTTCATAAGCGCGAGTTCCTTTTGCATCAGAAATAATAATATCTAAAGTATCGATCATTTTAGCACTTTTTTTCCGAGAACTGCCACTTTTTCCTGCCCGTTGTGTTATGAATCTGATATGAAATTGATTCCCTGTTAATCGTGATAAAATATTGTTAGTTTCTGTCTCTAATTGTGGTAAAACGTTTTCAATCATTAATAATTGAATACCATTTTTACTAAACGCTTTACTTAATTCTGTATGAACCCGATATTGTTTACGAACATCGTTATATTCTTTTTCTTGTTCTTCTTGTTGTTTTTTCAAGCTTTCTAACTGAGATAAAGATTGTTCTATTCTTCCTTTTTGGCCGAGTAAATTATCTAATTGTTCTCTTTGTAATTGTAATTTTGTTTCTAAGATTTCAATCTCTTGACTATGATCTTCAATGGTTTCTAATTGAGTAGATAACTGTTGTACAAATTTTTCTGTATCTTTTTGTTCTTCCTGATTATTATTAATTTTAGTTTCAATATTTTTTAACTGTTCTTGTAATTGAGGATAATCTTGTTTAACATCTTGTAATTTTTGATAATCAACCACACAAGATTGAGATTTACGAATATAATCAGAAATCCGTTGATGATAGGATCGATCATAGTTTAAATTGTTTAATTCTTCTTCTATTTTATTTATTTCTTGTTTTAATTCTGAATTAGTTTCTAAGTTATTTCTTTCGGTTTCTAATTGTTCAAGTTTAGCAATAATTTCAGGTTTTTGTTGTTCGATTTTTTTCTGATTACCAATAGCATCTTCTATTCTTGCTTGTTTAATTTCTGCCCATCGTAACCTTTCAACTTCTCCCCTTGCTAATGCGTGGGTTTGTTCATCATAGTTAAGCTTTTCTAATCTTTGATTAATAATTTTAATCTCATTTTGTATATTCATTCCATAGGTTTCTGTATTAATTACATTTTCAATCATTTCTTTTTCTTTTAGTAATTTTTTTAGCTTAATTTTAACTTCTCCTGCTTGATCAAGTTGCGCTTCTATTCGAGAGAATTCTTGTTGTATATTTCCTGAAGTTTTTAGCTGATTTTCTAATTGTTTATCCTCACTAATTAATGATTTAATATCTCGCTTAATAACGGATAATTCTTCTTGTAAAAACCAAATTTGTTGTTGCAGTTTTTCTTGTTGTTTATTTGTCTTATCAATGACATGATGGCGACGGTTTTCATCTAAGTCTTGCTCACACAAAGGACAAGTAGATTCTGGATTATTTAATAAGTTTATTTTTTGCTGTAATTCTTCTATTTTTTCTGTGTAATTTTTTTGATTAACAATTAATTTTTCTTGTGTTAGTTTTCTCTCTTGTGATTTCTCTTTAACTCTTTTTTGATAGACTTTTTGATTATCAATTTCTTGTATTTTGTTATCTAATTCTATAAGTAGTTGTCGTCTTTCGGGTATTTTTTCTAACTCTTGATGATACTGATTTTCTAAGTTTTCAAATTGTTCTAACTTAGCTTCTAAATTAGCTTTTAGTTTTTCTAATTCCGTTTCTAAGATTTGCTTTTGTTTCAATAAAGGTGTTACTGTATGTTGTAATTTATCTAATTCTTGTAACCGTTGTCGATGATTATTTAATTTTTCAACTGTTGCTTTAATATCATCAGCTTGACTGATTGTTTTTTGTAAGTCTTGTTCTTGTTCTGCTAATTGTTCTAAACGAGTTTGTTGTTGACGAATTTGTAACTGTAATTGATTATTTTTTTTGAAGATTTCTTGCTCAATTTTCTGTTTTTTCTGTTGAATATTTTGGGAAAGTTGGAATTGATGAGATAAGGTTTCTTCTTGTTTTTGTAGCAGTAGTAATTCTTCGTATTTTTCAGTCACTTCTTGTTCTTGATTAATAAGCTTATCTGCTTCATTAATTTTACGAACTAATTGAAACTGTTCTTGTTCTAATTCTTTGCTTTCTTTGTTTAAAGTTTGCTGTTTATTTTGATGCCATGTCAATTGTTCTATCCAAGCTTGACGATGACTATCTTTTTCTTTAATTTTCTGTAACTTATCTCTATGGACTTCTTGAGATTTTTGTAGCTGTTCAATCTCTTGATTCAGAGTTTTTTTCTGATTATTAATATCTTTCTTTTCTTCTAGTTGCTGTTTGATTCTATCTAGATTTAACTTAATTTGTTCCTCTTGCCCTTTATATTGTTTAGATAAATCTTTTGCTTTATCTGCTAAGGCTTGATAGTGATCTAATTTTAATAACTCTGCTAACACTTTTTTTCTATCGGCTGCACCCCGTAACATAAATTCATCAGCCCTTCCTTGACGTAAATAAGCTGAATTAATAAACGTATCATAATCTAATTTTAATGTAGAAAGAATAATTTCCTGAGTTGCTTTAATCCCTTTGCCACTCAAAGAAATAAACTCACCACTGCTATTAATTTGAAAGTCTAAAGTATTACTTCTCCCTCGTTGACGACTACGAATAATACGATAACTTTGTTCATAGGAAATAAACTCAAAATCTACCCTAACATACTGAGCAGTAGTATGAATGATATCTTCATCTGAAGCCGTTCGACTTTTACCCCAAATTGCCCAAGTTATTGCTTCTAATAAGGACGATTTTCCAGCACCATTTGCTCCACAAATACAAGCAGTATGTAACCCCCGAAAATCAAGGACAGTTTCTCGATAACTCAAAAAGTTTTTCAGGGTAAGTTGCAAAGGAATCATATGAATAAATCAGTCAAAAAAGCCATGGGTGCGAAGCTAGAGTTATCTAGTTTAACGATAAAACTTTGAGAACTTCTAGAGGATGTCTGCAAACTGTTACAATTATTGACAATTTAACAAAGATTGAAAATTATATCAAACGTTGGGGCGGGTATCATTTCACCTCTAAAGTCTAATAATTGTACAATAACTAAGTAAGCAACTGCCAAAAAAATAGAAATAGCCCCAGTTATAATAGCGACAATTTTACCTTGATTCATAATTAATGGATTCTCTTTTAAACAATCTGATTATCTATTATAGTTTCTAGATTCAAATGATGTATGATAAAAGCAATTTAAAAAATTCTCTTAACAAGGAGATAAAATAAGATGTCTGAACTTAGTATGATCAAAGGTAGTTGTCTATGTGGTGCGGTCAATATTTCAACCTCTAGTATTAATCATCATCTAGCAGCCTGTCATTGTAATATGTGTCGTAAATGGGGTGGTGCAGCTTTATTAGGAGTTGAATGTAACGATGGTATCAGTTTTGAAGGGGAAGAAAATATTCAGGTATATCAATCTTCACAATGGGCAGAACGTGGATTTTGCCAAAAATGTGGTAGTAATCTATTCTATAGATTAAAAGAAAATAATCACTACTATGTACCAGTAGGAATTTTTGATAATGCTGATAATCTCGTTTTTGATTTAGAGGTTTTTATTGAAGAAAAGCCAAACTATTACTCTTTTGCCAATGAAACTAAGAAAATGACAGGAGAAGAATTATTTTCTATGTTTTCATCTTCATCAGAAAAAGAATAATTTGTCATTTGACCAGTAATGATAAAATAATATAACTGTTAGTGATTGAGTTCAACAATGACTGATACAATATTTAGTAAGATTATTCAGCGAGAAATTCCGGCCAATATTGTCTACGAAGATGATTTATGCTTAGCTTTTACTGATATTAACCCTCAAGCCCCAACTCACATTTTAGTTATTCCTAAAAAACCCATTCCTAAACTAGAAGAAGCACAAGAAGATGATCATCGTCTTTTAGGACATCTTTTAATGAAAGTGAAACAAGTCGCTCAAGAAGCTGGGTTAACTAAGGGTTATCGTGTGGTTATTAATAATGGAGAAGATGGAGGACAAACTGTCAATCATCTTCATTTACATATTTTAGGTGGTCGTTCTTTAACTTGGCCACCAGGTTAAAAATAGGGGCTTCCTATTATTAAGCCCCCAGATTTATTTTGTTATTAATTGGGTATTAATTTAGTAAAAAGCATCTAAATCAATCGCTTTTGATCCACCCTCTTTTAACTGTTTTAATAAGCTTTCCAGTTGAATCCAAACTAAAGCAGCAATAAAGATGGTCATGGGTAAAGAAATAGCATAAGATAGCCAACGATCAAAGAGAAAAATCTCTAATCCTGCGGATAAAAATACACAAATACCAATACAAATACCAAAAAAGGGTAACTGTAACCCTGAACCTTTTAGCATCTGATCAATGGGCTTTTTCAACATCGCATTAATCTGAGATTTTAGGGTTGCTTCAAACGCTAAACCACAGGTCAGACCAATAAATAGGCCGGCAACTACTAGAAAATAAGGAGGCTGAGGAAAATAGTACATAAAAGGCAGGGCTTGAATAATGATAGGTTAGTTGACATCGGCTGTGTCAGGAAGAATGGCTGCAACTCCTGCGGTAGAGAATTGTCGAAATGCCTTCATAGCAACACCAAATAATTGTTGAGGTTGAAGATCATCACTAATTAAAGCCCAAATTCGTTGAACTTCTTCGGTGTGTAAGCGATCGTCTTCGGTCAACGCTAACAATAATTGATGACGCAAATATCTTCCTTCATCAGACAACAAATATTGTAATCCTAATCGTGCCGTTGGCAGTAGATCAAATTGTTCATCAGAACGGGCAATACGGATCATATTTTCTAGTCGTTGCCACTGGAATTTACCATTTTTAAATAATACTTCTAAGAGTCTTCTTCTCAGTTGAGGAGACTCTCCCGTTAATAACCGTCTGGCAACATAGGGATAGGCCACTTCCACAATTTTGAAGTTAGGATCAAGGCTAAGGGCTAACCCTTCTTGAGTAATTAATGAGCGAATAATTAACGCAAATTTCGCTGGAACTCTAAAGGGATATTCGTACATCAATTCCGAAAAATCATCGGTGATGGTTTTGAAATTAAAATCCCCTACACTTTGCCCGATCGCATTGCCTAATACCCTTTCTAATGCAGGAATAATGGGTTCAATATCCGTATCAGGGGTTAAGAAACCTAACTTCACAAAGTCTCTGGCTAAGGCATCATAATCTTGATTGATTAACTGTACCACTGAACTAGCAATGGTTTCTTTGGTTTCTTCTTCTAACTGATCCATCATACCAAAATCAATAAATGCCATGCGGCCATCGAGGGTAGCAAACAGGTTACCTGGATGGGGATCAGCATGGAAAAATCCGTGTTCTAGGAGTTGTCTTAACCCGGATGTGACTCCAATTTTAACGATCGCATAAGGATCAAGTCCAGCCGCCCTAATTTTGTCGGTATCAGTTAATTTATAACCCTGTATCCACTCTAAGGTTAAAATGCGATCGCTACTATAAGACCAATAAATGACGGGAACTTTAACATCGTCGTCATTTCTAAAGTTGGCTGCAAATTTTTCGGCGTTTCTCCCTTCGTTAACGTAGTCAATTTCTTCAAATAATTTCACCCCAAATTCATCGATAATCAGGGTTAAATCATGGCCTAGGTTAAGGGGTAAAAAGCGACCAAACTGACAAGCAGCCCAACGCATCAAGAAGAGATCACGGGTTAAAATGGGTCTGAGATTCGGCCGTTGTACCTTAACCGCCACTTCTTCTCCGGTATGCAACACCGCGCGGTAAACTTGTCCTAAACTGGCTGCTGCTACGGGATGGGGTGAAATCTCTCGATAGGCTTCATCAATGCTGGTTCCCAGAGATTTTTCGATAATAGAGAACGCAATCTCGTTATCGAAGGGCGGGAGTTGATCCTGTAGCTTAATCAGTTCATCAAGAAAGTCAGGACGGATCAAGTCAGGACGGGTTGATAAAGCTTGACCCACTTTGATAAAGGTCGGTCCCAAACGGGTAAGAATTTGCCTTAATTCGGTTGCACATTTCTGTTTATTGTCTTTATCGGGGTTAAACCAGTGATCCCATTGAAGATGGAGCAAAAACCAGCCAAAAGACCAAATAATGGTAATAGCCCGTTGAATTACTTCCCAAGGATGTCGGTGGTAATAACGGGCGATCGCAGCAGCATCATAGCGTTTTTGCTGTTGGATATTTGAACTGGGGTCATATGATTCTATGGTTTGCCAAGTCACAAGCGGTTACTAATGCCTCTGAATTCAAAATGGTTGAAAAATCAAGTATTTTAAAAATTGATATACAAAAGTATAAATATCTTAACTCTCTATTATCCCTAATTTTCCTTTTTTTCGCAACATTTCTTAATCAACTACCCCATGTAACTCTTGGGGATTAATATGGGAGTGAACGATCTGGCCATCCTTAAACCAAATCACCCGACGAGAGTGACGGGCCACCTCTGCCTCGTGAGTCACCACCACAACGGTAATGCCCACTTGATGGAGGCTTTCAAAGATATCTAAAACTTCCTCTGTGGTTTGGGAGTCTAACGCCCCTGTGGGTTCGTCAGCCAGGAGTAGAACCGGCTCGTTTACAATAGCGCGAGCAATAGCCACCCGTTGCTGTTGCCCTCCTGAGAGTTGATTGGGCTTGTTATTGATTCTGTTACCTAAACCTACTTTTTCTAACGCTTCCAGGGCCCGATTGCGTCGTTCTGTAGGGGATACCTCTCCATAAATCATGGGTAAAATGACGTTTTCTAATGCTGTCATTTGAGGCAAGAGATGGAACTGTTGGAAAACAAAGCCAATTTTTCCGTTACGGATCTCAGCCAACTGGGAATCCGGCAACCGTGACACATCTATGTTATCTAAATAATACCGTCCCGATGAAGGGCGGTCAAGACAACCCAGAATATTCATCAGCGTTGATTTGCCTGACCCCGATGCCCCCATAATGGTGCAGTATTCTCCTTTTTCGATGGTTAAATTAATCTTATCTAAGGCTTTGACCTTTGTATTTTCACTGCCATAGATTTTTGTAATTTCTTCTAGGCGAATAATAATCGGATGATAGTCATGGGAGGGACTGGGTTGAGATGATTTTTGGGTTAAAGAAAGACTTTCAGCCGTCATAATTAATCCAATTTTTTTTAATGGTTTAATTATAACATTTTCCTTGAGAGTTTAAAATCAAATCAGTTGTTATCATGACCGAAATTAAATAACTCATGGCTCAATTTTATTCTAGTTTAACGCCGGAACTGATCAAATTTATTAAAGAACAAAAAATCTTTTTTACGGCTACAGCCCCCATAGAAGGTAGGATTAATTTATCCCCTAAAGGCATCGATACATTTCGCTGTTTAGATCAACAGACGGTAGGCTACTTAGACTTGACGGGGAGTGGTAATGAAACCTCCGCTCATTTAGAAGACAATGGACGAATGACCATCATGTTTTGCAGTTTTTCTGAGAAACCTTTAATTTTACGATTATATGGACAAGGAAAAGTTATTCATCCGAGAGACGAGGAATGGAGACAACTTTATCCTAATTTTCCGACTTATGAGGGAGAAAGACAAATGATTATTTTGACCTTAAGTTCTGCTCAAACCTCTTGTGGGTTTGGAGTGCCTATTTACGAATATCAAGAAACCAGAGACACCTTGATTGAATGGGCCAAGAAAAAAGGAAAAACCGGAATTTATGATTATTGGCAACAGAAAAATCAAGTGAGTATTGATGGTTTGCCTACGAAACTCTTGGAGGAATAAAATATTATTATTCGTAAAAAACAGAGTTTTTGAGTTTTGAGACTTAGGAGTTGGGATTTTTGGGTTCAGGGGTAAAACAGGATCTTACCCTATGAGTCCCAGAAACGCTATATTTAATTAATAGTCACCTCTTTTTTTCAAACTTTTAGCAGTAACAATTCTCCGTGATTCCAGTTTTTTAAATGTTAATGAAAACGATGAAGTTGACAAAATTTCTAGGTTCTCTGGTTCGTTACAGTATCCCAATGATTCTGAGTATAATTCTTAGTTTTGGGGGATTTCACGTTCTATCATCCCAAGCTGAGACTATCGGGGAACTAGCCCAAACCCCAATCAATATAACCCCCGATAGTTTTGTGGCTGAAGCCGTTGCCAAAACGGGTCCGGCGGTGGTTCGTATCGATACAGAAACGGTAGTCACCCGACAAATCGATCCCTTTTTTGATGATCCCTTCTTTCGAGACTTCTTCGGCCAACAGTTTCGCCCTCCCCAACAACAAAGAATCACTGGCCAGGGTTCTGGGTTTATTATTGATAGCACGGGTATTATTTTGACCAATGCCCATGTGGTGAATAGTGCCGATAAAGTGACGGTTACCCTCAAAGATGGACGAACGTTTAACGGACAAGTGAAAGGAACCGACGAAATCACTGATTTAGCAGTGGTGGCCATTAGTCCTCAAGGACAAACCTTACCGGTTGCACCCTTGGGAGACTCTGCCAATCTGAAAGTGGGAGATTGGGCGATCGCAGTGGGTAACCCTGTAGGCTTAGATAACACGGTAACCTTGGGTATTATTAGCACCATTGGTCGTTCAGCAGCGAAAGCCGGTATCCC from Crocosphaera subtropica ATCC 51142 includes these protein-coding regions:
- a CDS encoding ISL3 family transposase is translated as MPSNSQLNLMTNILQLEGFTVMDYQLIKGMGIVLSLEKVDKKTTCIYCGSVTRKLHQNNELTIRDLSWGEQDVYLKINRRQMRCEKCQKKFTEELKDIKKKRTYTERLKKKIVAEVLNGDIKNVAQRNGVSEQEIETMLKDIGQELGKKKPQKLRRLGIDEIAVVKGQGKYYVVLVDLDKGVIIGLIEKRTEEEVSKYLEAWGEEVLRQIVEVSIDFWQPYKKVAKKLMPQAEIVADRFHVMKQVTDELDAQRKKSKREAIALKDSPEKKQLLSGLNKSKYALLKNEEDLSDQQKEKLEEIYKTVPILSKMYLLKEKFRKVFDENIDWISGLFELADWCAEAHTVYPKSFGTIRRWMGEIIAYFDERTNSGVVEGINNKLKLIKRRGYGFRNFDNFKLRSFLTWHFSG
- a CDS encoding CmpA/NrtA family ABC transporter substrate-binding protein, coding for MKRRNFIKYSGLGLASLGVAACSKVDIFNQQKTDVNFGTLEKSNLILGYVPNGDAAPLIVAQEKGFFERYGLSVTLKRLETWEEVKEELLGWTMDAGQLPYAFPILAQLGEDEAPLISLMTLNLNSSAITITQKAWDAGIRPSVDYFNFTDFEENIRRYWRNRETPVNLAVDSAFSTDTYLTRYWLSAIGLMPKTEVELVEFPASQMIYKLQAGMIDGYSASSPWNQQTVLEKAGFVSYVSRDIWQGHPNKILATMDGWAKKHPNTTRALMAAVIEACQYCDRLENQTEVAAILAQPDYLNLDTSLIESTLMGNYSYSYETSENYQRFIPDYTIFHHREADYLGENDCANYPWRSHAVWMLTQMIRWHDLDIYDYPKEADKLLDKIYPITIYEEVAEALNIPLPSNNMKKETNTAFIDGRSFDPSNPVAYLNQFPIRANGPQIFGFV
- the sbcC gene encoding exonuclease subunit SbcC; translated protein: MIPLQLTLKNFLSYRETVLDFRGLHTACICGANGAGKSSLLEAITWAIWGKSRTASDEDIIHTTAQYVRVDFEFISYEQSYRIIRSRQRGRSNTLDFQINSSGEFISLSGKGIKATQEIILSTLKLDYDTFINSAYLRQGRADEFMLRGAADRKKVLAELLKLDHYQALADKAKDLSKQYKGQEEQIKLNLDRIKQQLEEKKDINNQKKTLNQEIEQLQKSQEVHRDKLQKIKEKDSHRQAWIEQLTWHQNKQQTLNKESKELEQEQFQLVRKINEADKLINQEQEVTEKYEELLLLQKQEETLSHQFQLSQNIQQKKQKIEQEIFKKNNQLQLQIRQQQTRLEQLAEQEQDLQKTISQADDIKATVEKLNNHRQRLQELDKLQHTVTPLLKQKQILETELEKLKANLEAKLEQFENLENQYHQELEKIPERRQLLIELDNKIQEIDNQKVYQKRVKEKSQERKLTQEKLIVNQKNYTEKIEELQQKINLLNNPESTCPLCEQDLDENRRHHVIDKTNKQQEKLQQQIWFLQEELSVIKRDIKSLISEDKQLENQLKTSGNIQQEFSRIEAQLDQAGEVKIKLKKLLKEKEMIENVINTETYGMNIQNEIKIINQRLEKLNYDEQTHALARGEVERLRWAEIKQARIEDAIGNQKKIEQQKPEIIAKLEQLETERNNLETNSELKQEINKIEEELNNLNYDRSYHQRISDYIRKSQSCVVDYQKLQDVKQDYPQLQEQLKNIETKINNNQEEQKDTEKFVQQLSTQLETIEDHSQEIEILETKLQLQREQLDNLLGQKGRIEQSLSQLESLKKQQEEQEKEYNDVRKQYRVHTELSKAFSKNGIQLLMIENVLPQLETETNNILSRLTGNQFHIRFITQRAGKSGSSRKKSAKMIDTLDIIISDAKGTRAYETYSGGEAFRINFSVRLALAKLLAQRAGTTLQMLIIDEGFGTQDAQGCERLVAAINAISSEFSCILAVTHMPQFKEAFQNRIEVYKTNEGSKINLVS
- a CDS encoding GFA family protein is translated as MSELSMIKGSCLCGAVNISTSSINHHLAACHCNMCRKWGGAALLGVECNDGISFEGEENIQVYQSSQWAERGFCQKCGSNLFYRLKENNHYYVPVGIFDNADNLVFDLEVFIEEKPNYYSFANETKKMTGEELFSMFSSSSEKE
- a CDS encoding histidine triad nucleotide-binding protein, giving the protein MTDTIFSKIIQREIPANIVYEDDLCLAFTDINPQAPTHILVIPKKPIPKLEEAQEDDHRLLGHLLMKVKQVAQEAGLTKGYRVVINNGEDGGQTVNHLHLHILGGRSLTWPPG